The Etheostoma cragini isolate CJK2018 chromosome 5, CSU_Ecrag_1.0, whole genome shotgun sequence genome contains a region encoding:
- the si:dkey-21e5.1 gene encoding potassium channel subfamily T member 1 isoform X16 — protein MAGAKLTPSPSEIDPDVKTEAQKNPEPTWVNPSSPLRTMGSFGSDAGQRYQEEYSMDSTNAQVQVEFYVNENTFKERLKLFFIKNQRSSLRIRLFNFSLKILTCVLYIVRVSLDNPNEVNSNSCAICPNNNNTADSTEINWSLIFWVTRREPVWAIQVTVALISFLETMLITYLSYKGNIWEQIFQISFILEMINSVPFIITIFWAPLRNIFVPVFLNCWLAKGALENMINDFHRAIQRTHSAMFNQVFILICTLLCLVFTGACGIQHLERAGKHLTLFDSFYFCIVTFSTVGYGDVTPQIWPSQLLVVILICVALVVLPLQFEELAYLWMESQKLGGNYSRHRAQTEKHVVLCVSSLKIDLLMDFLNEFYAHPRLQDYYVVILCPTEIDIQVRRILQIPLWSQRVIYLQGSALKDQDLMRAKMDDAEACFILSSRNELDRTAADHQTILRAWAAKDFAPNCPLYVQILKPENKFHVKFADHVVCEEEFKYAMLALNCVCPATSTLVTLLVHTSRGQEGQMSPEHWQRMYGRCSGNEVYHIRLCDSKFFGEYDGKSFTYASFHAHKKYGVCLIGVKREDNKSILLNPGPRHIMAAPDTCYYINITKEENSAFIFKQEEKHNKGLSVTGLYDAPSRLPVHSIIASMVDQATAYGTVAIDLQNPDPPEESSKLTLPTENGSGSRRPSIAPVLEITDSSAILPCDLLSDQSEDETNQSDDECSVGSDFVKGYPPNSPYIGSSPTLCHLLPQKASFCCLRLDKGCTHSSFEDAKAYGFKNKLIIVSAETAGNGLYNFIVPLRAYYRPRKELNPIVLLLDNMPDNHFLEAICCFPMVYYMKGTIDSLDNLLQCGIIYADNLVVVDKESTMSAEEDYMADAKTIVNVQTMFRLFPSLSIITELTHPSNMRFMQFRAKDCYSLALSKLEKIERDKGSNLAFMFRLPFAAGRVFSISMLDTLLYQSFVKDYMIAIARLLLGLDTTPGSGYLCAMKITEEDLWIRTYGRLFQKLCSSSAEIPIGIYRTESHMFSTTECKGSNAQSQMSINIQHGEEHREHGESWKEKTAHRNSSASDQSEHPLLRKKSMQWARRLSRKSTKPSSRAERISQQRLNLYRRSERQELSELVKNRMKHLGLPTVGYEDVSNLTASDVMNRVNLGYLQELQDISEHPYTEGTRPSGPQADEMNDHQNTLSYVLINPPPDTMLELNDIVYIIRSDPLAHMPEDSQVGQARSTRNQQDFGTETRDETHL, from the exons GCCTCCGAATCCGCCTGTTCAACTTCTCACTGAAGATCCTCACCTGTGTCCTCTACATAGTAAGAGTCAGCCTGGATAACCCGAATGAGGTCAACAGCAACTCATG TGCAATATGCccgaacaacaacaacacagcagacTCAACAGAAATCAACTG GTCATTGATTTTCTGGGTTACCAGACGGGAACCTGTATGGGCGATACAG GTGACAGTGGCCTTAATCAGTTTCTTGGAGACCATGCTTATCACATATCTCAGCTACAAG GGGAACATTTGGGAGCAGATCTTCCAGATATCCTTTATATTGGAGATGATCAATTCAGTGCCCTTTATAATCACA ATCTTCTGGGCTCCATTGAGAAACATATTTGTTCCTGTATTTCTTAACTGCTGGTTAGCCAAAGGTGCCCTGGAGAACATGATC AATGACTTCCATCGTGCCATCCAGCGGACCCACTCTGCCATGTTCAACCAGGTGTTCATCCTCATCTGCACCTTACTGTGTCTGGTTTTCACTGG AGCTTGTGGAATCCAGCATCTAGAGAGAGCAGGGAAGCACCTGACTCTGTTTGACTCGTTCTATTTCTGCATCGTCACCTTCTCCACTGTGGGCTATGGGGATGTCACGCCACAAATCTGGCCCTCCCAGCTGCTCGTGGTCATTCTCATCTGTGTTGCCTTGGTGGTGCTCCCACTGCAG TTTGAAGAACTAGCATACCTGTGGATGGAGAGCCAAAAGTTAGGAGGGAACTACAGCCGCCACCGGGCGCAGACAGAGAAGCATGTGGTGCTGTGTGTCAGCTCGCTGAAGATTGACCTTCTCATGGACTTCCTCAATGAGTTCTACGCTCATCCCAGACTACAG GACTACTATGTGGTGATCCTGTGTCCAACAGAGATAGACATTCAGGTTCGCCGTATCCTCCAAATCCCTCTGTGGTCCCAGAGGGTCATCTACCTTCAAGGATCTGCCCTCAAAGACCAGGACCTGATGAGGGCCAA GATGGATGATGCTGAGGCCTGCTTCATCCTCAGCAGCAGGAACGAGCTCGACCGAACTGCTGCT GATCACCAGACTATTTTGAGGGCTTGGGCTGCGAAAGACTTTGCTCCAAATTGCCCTCTCTACGTCCAAATTCTCAAACCTGAAAATAAATTCCATGTTAAGTTTGCAG ATCATGTAGTATGTGAAGAGGAGTTCAAGTATGCCATGTTGGCGCTGAACTGCGTGTGTCCCGCCACATCTACCTTAGTCACTCTCTTGGTTCACACCTCCAGAGGACA GGAGGGGCAGATGTCACCGGAGCATTGGCAGAGGATGTATGGACGGTGCTCTGGAAACGAGGTTTACCACATCCGTTTGTGTGACAGCAAGTTTTTTGGGGAGTACGATGGAAAAAGCTTTACGTACGCCTCTTTCCACGCCCATAAGAA ATATGGTGTGTGTTTGATCGGAGTGAAGAGGGAGGACAACAAGAGCATCCTTCTGAACCCCGGCCCCCGCCACATCATGGCTGCCCCCGATACTTGCTACTACATCAACATCACCAAGGAGGAGAACTCAGCATTCATCTTCAAACAAGAGGAGAAGCACAACAAAGGCCTGTCCGTCACCGGCCTCTACGACGCCCCCTCCAGGCTGCCCGTGCACAGCATCATCGCCAGCATGG TTGATCAGGCCACTGCATATG GCACTGTAGCTATAGATCTCCAGAACCCTGATCCTCCCGAGGAAAGCAGCAAGCTGACCTTGCCGACGGAGAACGGCTCTGGAAGCCGCAGGCCGAGCATCGCGCCTGTCCTAGAGATCACTGACTCCTCTGCCATTCTGCCCTGCGACCTCCTCAGCGACCAATCAGAGGATGAGACCAACCAATCTGATGACGAGTGCTCTGTAGGGTCAGA TTTTGTGAAGGGCTACCCTCCCAACTCGCCCTACATCGGCAGCTCTCCCACTCTGTGCCACCTCCTGCCACAGAAAGCTTCATTCTGCTGCCTTCGTCTTGACAAG GGCtgcacacacagcagctttgAGGATGCCAAGGCATACGGCTTCAAGAATAAGCTGATTATAGTGTCTGCAGAGACAGCCGGAAACGGTCTCTACAACTTCATTGTCCCTCTGCGCGCTTACTATCGGCCCAGGAAGGAGCTCAACCCCATAGTGCTGCTGCTGGACAACAT GCCAGACAACCACTTCTTGGAGGCCATTTGCTGCTTTCCAATGGTTTACTACATGAAAGGCACGATCGATAG CTTGGACAACCTGCTACAGTGTGGCATAATCTACGCTGACAACTTAGTGGTTGTGGACAAGGAAAGCACCATGAGCGCTGAGGAGGACTACATGGCAGACGCTAAGACCATTGTCAACGTCCAGACAATGTTTAG GTTGTTCCCCAGTCTCAGCATCATCACTGAGCTCACACACCCGTCCAACATGAGGTTCATGCAGTTCAGAGCCAAGGACTGCTACTCACTCGCTCTCTCCAAACTGGAGAAG ATAGAGCGTGATAAGGGCTCTAACTTGGCCTTCATGTTCCGGCTGCCGTTTGCTGCAGGCAGAGTGTTCAGCATCAGCATGTTGGATACACTGCTTTACCAG TCGTTCGTTAAGGACTATATGATCGCTATAGCTAGGCTTCTCCTCGGTCTAGACACCACGCCCGGCTCTGGGTACCTGTGTGCT ATGAAGATCACAGAAGAGGACCTGTGGATCAGGACTTACGGCAGACTCTTCCAGAAGCTTTGCTCCTCCAGCGCTGAGATCCCCATAGGGATCTACCGCACCGAGTCCCACATGTTCTCAACCACAGAG TGCAAGGGCAGTAACGCACAG TCTCAGATGTCCATCAACATACAGCACGGCGAGGAGCACCGTGAGCACGGAGAGTCCTGGAAGGAGAAGACGGCCCACAGAAACTCCTCGGCGAGCGACCAATCGGAGCACCCGCTGCTGAGGAAGAAGAGCATGCAGTGGGCCCGGCGGCTGAGCAGGAAGAGCACCAAACCGTCCAGCAGGGCAGAGCGGATCTCGCAGCAGAGACTCAACCTGTACCGACGCTCCGAGCGACAGGAGCTGTCGGAGCTGGTCAAGAATCGCATGAAGCACCTGGGCCTGCCCACCGTGGGATACG AGGATGTTTCTAATCTCACTGCGAGCGATGTCATGAATCGAGTAAATCTAGGATATTTGCAAG AGTTGCAGGACATTTCAGAGCACCCGTACACAGAGGGGACCAGGCCTTCAG GGCCACAAGCAG ACGAGATGAACGACCACCAGAACACGCTGTCCTACGTCCTCATCAATCCGCCTCCTGACACCATGCTGGAGCTCAACGACATTGT GTACATTATCCGGTCAGACCCGCTGGCACACATGCCAGAGGACTCACAGGTGGGGCAGGCCCGCAGCACCAGGAACCAGCAGGACTTTGGCACAGAGACAAGAGACGAGACTcacctctaa
- the si:dkey-21e5.1 gene encoding potassium channel subfamily T member 1 isoform X17: protein MAGAKLTPSPSEIDPDVKTEAQKNPEPTWVNPSSPLRTMGSFGSDAGQRVQVEFYVNENTFKERLKLFFIKNQRSSLRIRLFNFSLKILTCVLYIVRVSLDNPNEVNSNSCAICPNNNNTADSTEINWSLIFWVTRREPVWAIQVTVALISFLETMLITYLSYKGNIWEQIFQISFILEMINSVPFIITIFWAPLRNIFVPVFLNCWLAKGALENMINDFHRAIQRTHSAMFNQVFILICTLLCLVFTGACGIQHLERAGKHLTLFDSFYFCIVTFSTVGYGDVTPQIWPSQLLVVILICVALVVLPLQFEELAYLWMESQKLGGNYSRHRAQTEKHVVLCVSSLKIDLLMDFLNEFYAHPRLQDYYVVILCPTEIDIQVRRILQIPLWSQRVIYLQGSALKDQDLMRAKMDDAEACFILSSRNELDRTAADHQTILRAWAAKDFAPNCPLYVQILKPENKFHVKFADHVVCEEEFKYAMLALNCVCPATSTLVTLLVHTSRGQEGQMSPEHWQRMYGRCSGNEVYHIRLCDSKFFGEYDGKSFTYASFHAHKKYGVCLIGVKREDNKSILLNPGPRHIMAAPDTCYYINITKEENSAFIFKQEEKHNKGLSVTGLYDAPSRLPVHSIIASMVDQATAYGTVAIDLQNPDPPEESSKLTLPTENGSGSRRPSIAPVLEITDSSAILPCDLLSDQSEDETNQSDDECSVGSDFVKGYPPNSPYIGSSPTLCHLLPQKASFCCLRLDKGCTHSSFEDAKAYGFKNKLIIVSAETAGNGLYNFIVPLRAYYRPRKELNPIVLLLDNMPDNHFLEAICCFPMVYYMKGTIDSLDNLLQCGIIYADNLVVVDKESTMSAEEDYMADAKTIVNVQTMFRLFPSLSIITELTHPSNMRFMQFRAKDCYSLALSKLEKIERDKGSNLAFMFRLPFAAGRVFSISMLDTLLYQSFVKDYMIAIARLLLGLDTTPGSGYLCAMKITEEDLWIRTYGRLFQKLCSSSAEIPIGIYRTESHMFSTTECKGSNAQSQMSINIQHGEEHREHGESWKEKTAHRNSSASDQSEHPLLRKKSMQWARRLSRKSTKPSSRAERISQQRLNLYRRSERQELSELVKNRMKHLGLPTVGYEDVSNLTASDVMNRVNLGYLQELQDISEHPYTEGTRPSGPQADEMNDHQNTLSYVLINPPPDTMLELNDIVYIIRSDPLAHMPEDSQVGQARSTRNQQDFGTETRDETHL from the exons GCCTCCGAATCCGCCTGTTCAACTTCTCACTGAAGATCCTCACCTGTGTCCTCTACATAGTAAGAGTCAGCCTGGATAACCCGAATGAGGTCAACAGCAACTCATG TGCAATATGCccgaacaacaacaacacagcagacTCAACAGAAATCAACTG GTCATTGATTTTCTGGGTTACCAGACGGGAACCTGTATGGGCGATACAG GTGACAGTGGCCTTAATCAGTTTCTTGGAGACCATGCTTATCACATATCTCAGCTACAAG GGGAACATTTGGGAGCAGATCTTCCAGATATCCTTTATATTGGAGATGATCAATTCAGTGCCCTTTATAATCACA ATCTTCTGGGCTCCATTGAGAAACATATTTGTTCCTGTATTTCTTAACTGCTGGTTAGCCAAAGGTGCCCTGGAGAACATGATC AATGACTTCCATCGTGCCATCCAGCGGACCCACTCTGCCATGTTCAACCAGGTGTTCATCCTCATCTGCACCTTACTGTGTCTGGTTTTCACTGG AGCTTGTGGAATCCAGCATCTAGAGAGAGCAGGGAAGCACCTGACTCTGTTTGACTCGTTCTATTTCTGCATCGTCACCTTCTCCACTGTGGGCTATGGGGATGTCACGCCACAAATCTGGCCCTCCCAGCTGCTCGTGGTCATTCTCATCTGTGTTGCCTTGGTGGTGCTCCCACTGCAG TTTGAAGAACTAGCATACCTGTGGATGGAGAGCCAAAAGTTAGGAGGGAACTACAGCCGCCACCGGGCGCAGACAGAGAAGCATGTGGTGCTGTGTGTCAGCTCGCTGAAGATTGACCTTCTCATGGACTTCCTCAATGAGTTCTACGCTCATCCCAGACTACAG GACTACTATGTGGTGATCCTGTGTCCAACAGAGATAGACATTCAGGTTCGCCGTATCCTCCAAATCCCTCTGTGGTCCCAGAGGGTCATCTACCTTCAAGGATCTGCCCTCAAAGACCAGGACCTGATGAGGGCCAA GATGGATGATGCTGAGGCCTGCTTCATCCTCAGCAGCAGGAACGAGCTCGACCGAACTGCTGCT GATCACCAGACTATTTTGAGGGCTTGGGCTGCGAAAGACTTTGCTCCAAATTGCCCTCTCTACGTCCAAATTCTCAAACCTGAAAATAAATTCCATGTTAAGTTTGCAG ATCATGTAGTATGTGAAGAGGAGTTCAAGTATGCCATGTTGGCGCTGAACTGCGTGTGTCCCGCCACATCTACCTTAGTCACTCTCTTGGTTCACACCTCCAGAGGACA GGAGGGGCAGATGTCACCGGAGCATTGGCAGAGGATGTATGGACGGTGCTCTGGAAACGAGGTTTACCACATCCGTTTGTGTGACAGCAAGTTTTTTGGGGAGTACGATGGAAAAAGCTTTACGTACGCCTCTTTCCACGCCCATAAGAA ATATGGTGTGTGTTTGATCGGAGTGAAGAGGGAGGACAACAAGAGCATCCTTCTGAACCCCGGCCCCCGCCACATCATGGCTGCCCCCGATACTTGCTACTACATCAACATCACCAAGGAGGAGAACTCAGCATTCATCTTCAAACAAGAGGAGAAGCACAACAAAGGCCTGTCCGTCACCGGCCTCTACGACGCCCCCTCCAGGCTGCCCGTGCACAGCATCATCGCCAGCATGG TTGATCAGGCCACTGCATATG GCACTGTAGCTATAGATCTCCAGAACCCTGATCCTCCCGAGGAAAGCAGCAAGCTGACCTTGCCGACGGAGAACGGCTCTGGAAGCCGCAGGCCGAGCATCGCGCCTGTCCTAGAGATCACTGACTCCTCTGCCATTCTGCCCTGCGACCTCCTCAGCGACCAATCAGAGGATGAGACCAACCAATCTGATGACGAGTGCTCTGTAGGGTCAGA TTTTGTGAAGGGCTACCCTCCCAACTCGCCCTACATCGGCAGCTCTCCCACTCTGTGCCACCTCCTGCCACAGAAAGCTTCATTCTGCTGCCTTCGTCTTGACAAG GGCtgcacacacagcagctttgAGGATGCCAAGGCATACGGCTTCAAGAATAAGCTGATTATAGTGTCTGCAGAGACAGCCGGAAACGGTCTCTACAACTTCATTGTCCCTCTGCGCGCTTACTATCGGCCCAGGAAGGAGCTCAACCCCATAGTGCTGCTGCTGGACAACAT GCCAGACAACCACTTCTTGGAGGCCATTTGCTGCTTTCCAATGGTTTACTACATGAAAGGCACGATCGATAG CTTGGACAACCTGCTACAGTGTGGCATAATCTACGCTGACAACTTAGTGGTTGTGGACAAGGAAAGCACCATGAGCGCTGAGGAGGACTACATGGCAGACGCTAAGACCATTGTCAACGTCCAGACAATGTTTAG GTTGTTCCCCAGTCTCAGCATCATCACTGAGCTCACACACCCGTCCAACATGAGGTTCATGCAGTTCAGAGCCAAGGACTGCTACTCACTCGCTCTCTCCAAACTGGAGAAG ATAGAGCGTGATAAGGGCTCTAACTTGGCCTTCATGTTCCGGCTGCCGTTTGCTGCAGGCAGAGTGTTCAGCATCAGCATGTTGGATACACTGCTTTACCAG TCGTTCGTTAAGGACTATATGATCGCTATAGCTAGGCTTCTCCTCGGTCTAGACACCACGCCCGGCTCTGGGTACCTGTGTGCT ATGAAGATCACAGAAGAGGACCTGTGGATCAGGACTTACGGCAGACTCTTCCAGAAGCTTTGCTCCTCCAGCGCTGAGATCCCCATAGGGATCTACCGCACCGAGTCCCACATGTTCTCAACCACAGAG TGCAAGGGCAGTAACGCACAG TCTCAGATGTCCATCAACATACAGCACGGCGAGGAGCACCGTGAGCACGGAGAGTCCTGGAAGGAGAAGACGGCCCACAGAAACTCCTCGGCGAGCGACCAATCGGAGCACCCGCTGCTGAGGAAGAAGAGCATGCAGTGGGCCCGGCGGCTGAGCAGGAAGAGCACCAAACCGTCCAGCAGGGCAGAGCGGATCTCGCAGCAGAGACTCAACCTGTACCGACGCTCCGAGCGACAGGAGCTGTCGGAGCTGGTCAAGAATCGCATGAAGCACCTGGGCCTGCCCACCGTGGGATACG AGGATGTTTCTAATCTCACTGCGAGCGATGTCATGAATCGAGTAAATCTAGGATATTTGCAAG AGTTGCAGGACATTTCAGAGCACCCGTACACAGAGGGGACCAGGCCTTCAG GGCCACAAGCAG ACGAGATGAACGACCACCAGAACACGCTGTCCTACGTCCTCATCAATCCGCCTCCTGACACCATGCTGGAGCTCAACGACATTGT GTACATTATCCGGTCAGACCCGCTGGCACACATGCCAGAGGACTCACAGGTGGGGCAGGCCCGCAGCACCAGGAACCAGCAGGACTTTGGCACAGAGACAAGAGACGAGACTcacctctaa